One window of the Marinifilum sp. JC120 genome contains the following:
- a CDS encoding FUSC family protein, protein MKFKTLNAHQAHIKHGLKTGIAAVLAYIVADLCSLKFGYWAALSAVIVMQINVADSIKMCWYRFSGTAIGAFIGVLCILAFPETPHMTMLALFVSVGFCAYMTRYNNRYKMAAITTTIVTLASLGEPNRVEFGLFRVLEIGIGVGSAFVTSIALWPMRASETLKKELFNQFEECAANYETLMDGFLDKQSCLIPSALEAFNSRLTKNRETYAKVIRLERFIYIEDTQLLGMKVEILEKCASHLRAMLHALSHVHGEGYHIIMEDELRLLAKVTSQAMRDIGSKRIPDEQSLHDALVASQKKLETLRNEGATRRFYLQKMIQFFAFYHSAQFICEDLLRYARERKRINSKLTKNQ, encoded by the coding sequence ATGAAGTTTAAAACTCTCAATGCCCATCAGGCCCACATCAAACACGGACTGAAAACCGGAATTGCCGCAGTTCTCGCCTATATCGTTGCGGATCTGTGCAGTTTAAAGTTCGGATACTGGGCCGCCCTTTCTGCGGTCATTGTCATGCAGATCAACGTTGCTGATTCCATTAAGATGTGCTGGTATCGCTTTTCCGGCACTGCTATCGGCGCATTTATCGGCGTCTTGTGCATTCTGGCCTTCCCGGAAACTCCGCATATGACCATGCTTGCTCTTTTCGTTTCGGTAGGTTTTTGCGCTTACATGACTCGCTATAACAACCGCTACAAAATGGCCGCCATAACGACTACCATCGTAACTTTAGCCAGCCTCGGTGAACCTAATCGTGTTGAATTCGGCCTATTCAGAGTACTCGAAATCGGAATTGGAGTTGGGAGTGCCTTTGTAACCAGTATCGCACTCTGGCCCATGCGCGCCTCTGAGACGTTAAAAAAAGAGCTTTTCAATCAATTCGAAGAATGTGCAGCAAACTATGAAACCCTGATGGATGGTTTCCTTGATAAACAGAGCTGCCTGATCCCCAGCGCGCTTGAAGCTTTTAACAGCAGGCTGACCAAAAATCGTGAAACATATGCCAAGGTAATCCGCCTCGAACGCTTCATATACATAGAAGATACCCAGTTACTAGGCATGAAAGTGGAAATCCTAGAGAAATGTGCCTCACACCTACGGGCAATGCTCCATGCTCTGAGCCATGTTCACGGCGAAGGCTATCATATAATAATGGAAGATGAGCTTCGACTGCTTGCAAAAGTCACCTCACAGGCCATGCGCGATATCGGCTCAAAGAGAATCCCAGACGAGCAATCGCTGCATGATGCCCTTGTTGCCTCTCAAAAGAAACTGGAAACCTTGCGCAATGAGGGAGCGACCCGCAGATTCTATTTACAAAAAATGATCCAATTCTTTGCCTTTTACCACAGTGCCCAGTTTATCTGTGAAGACCTGCTGCGCTACGCTCGGGAAAGAAAAAGAATCAACTCTAAACTTACTAAGAATCAGTAA
- a CDS encoding AraC family transcriptional regulator, with translation MSIILQPYNERMMEVLLYIQRNLDGDLSPETLAEQACFSVAHFHRIFKGMVGENLKEHVRRLRLERAAYRLCYTDSPVMEIALDAGFESPETFSRAFKKRFMAPPSDFRNNSREMFAPGNDGKIHYRPEPSVKGIKLGASPIACKADVRIREDVRVIFIRHLGRYFDVEKAWEKLCGWGYGNGLLSEETEFLGICYDHPDITPEGKIRYDACFTISQEVEPAPDMGVQVIPGGKFAVTTHYGPYDGLLETYREFYGNWIPNNGYKLNENVPSFEKYIKAPPDVPLEEAVTEIWLAIY, from the coding sequence ATGTCTATAATTCTGCAACCATACAATGAAAGGATGATGGAAGTCCTGCTTTACATCCAGCGCAATCTGGATGGGGATCTTTCCCCGGAGACACTGGCTGAGCAAGCCTGCTTTTCTGTTGCCCATTTTCATCGTATATTCAAGGGTATGGTCGGTGAAAACCTGAAGGAACACGTCCGCCGGTTGCGTCTTGAACGCGCTGCCTATCGACTTTGCTACACGGATAGCCCGGTTATGGAAATTGCTCTTGATGCCGGATTTGAATCTCCGGAAACATTCAGCAGAGCCTTCAAGAAAAGATTTATGGCCCCGCCAAGTGATTTCAGAAACAATTCGCGAGAAATGTTTGCTCCCGGCAATGACGGAAAAATCCACTACCGCCCGGAACCTAGCGTTAAAGGAATTAAACTGGGTGCTTCCCCGATCGCCTGTAAAGCTGATGTACGTATTCGGGAAGATGTGCGGGTTATTTTCATCCGCCACTTGGGTCGTTATTTTGATGTTGAAAAAGCATGGGAAAAGCTTTGCGGCTGGGGTTACGGAAACGGCCTGCTCTCCGAAGAAACGGAATTTCTGGGAATCTGCTACGATCACCCGGATATCACCCCGGAAGGTAAGATCCGTTATGATGCCTGCTTCACTATTTCACAAGAAGTTGAACCAGCCCCCGATATGGGAGTTCAGGTAATTCCCGGCGGAAAATTCGCAGTTACAACTCATTACGGCCCATATGACGGTCTGCTCGAAACCTATAGGGAATTTTACGGAAACTGGATTCCAAACAATGGATACAAGCTAAACGAAAATGTCCCTTCGTTTGAAAAATACATAAAGGCTCCACCGGATGTCCCGCTCGAAGAAGCGGTTACAGAAATCTGGCTGGCCATTTATTAA
- a CDS encoding GyrI-like domain-containing protein, whose protein sequence is MDVQIWTLDPAKMAYTEHVGPYEEVGKAWEKLCGWAGPAGMFTPKTRFYGVYHDDPGQVPAAELRSEACITIENESNAPAEIKFKDFPGGKYAVTTHLGPYEKLKDSWTEFYEKWLPQSGETHAEAPCYEQYMNDPTNTKPEHLVTVLLMPLK, encoded by the coding sequence ATGGACGTACAAATCTGGACTCTTGATCCTGCAAAAATGGCTTACACTGAACACGTTGGACCATATGAAGAGGTAGGCAAAGCTTGGGAAAAGCTTTGTGGATGGGCTGGTCCCGCTGGGATGTTCACCCCTAAAACCAGATTCTACGGAGTTTATCATGATGATCCGGGACAGGTTCCAGCGGCAGAACTGCGCTCAGAAGCCTGCATAACCATAGAAAATGAAAGCAATGCTCCTGCTGAAATCAAATTTAAAGATTTCCCCGGTGGAAAATATGCTGTCACCACCCACCTCGGTCCTTACGAGAAACTCAAAGATTCGTGGACCGAATTCTACGAAAAATGGCTCCCGCAAAGCGGTGAAACCCACGCGGAAGCACCCTGCTACGAGCAATATATGAATGATCCCACCAACACAAAACCGGAACATTTGGTAACTGTACTGCTCATGCCGCTTAAGTAA
- a CDS encoding AraC family transcriptional regulator, whose protein sequence is MSGPFSPMLTIPRFIQNSPKFADITVDGITFVQFQSRSSEIRHEVCVSQHSLVFVLEGTKHIHSADGDMVIRKGEAFFCCKGCHIMSEMIPENGGTFDTVLFFFDDPIFASFVSQLSVKKTNSTSPERSAFNIKVADQVGIYLASMLSLFDSPLGKNNDFLRLKVQELLHYICTTPGNDEFLSFLISCRDVGRADLPALMEQYFNKNISLETIAELSGRSLSSFKREFKKIYNTTPARWIRERRMSWAEQLIRNSDKSITEISYESGYESLSHFSTLFRKNYGVTPREYRIELNSAKSGL, encoded by the coding sequence TTGAGCGGCCCCTTTTCCCCTATGCTAACAATCCCTCGTTTTATCCAAAATTCCCCGAAATTTGCTGACATCACTGTGGATGGCATTACTTTTGTGCAATTTCAGAGCAGAAGCTCGGAAATTCGTCATGAAGTATGTGTTTCGCAGCACTCTCTTGTTTTTGTCCTTGAGGGTACAAAACATATTCATTCTGCTGACGGGGATATGGTGATCCGCAAAGGGGAAGCTTTCTTCTGCTGTAAGGGTTGCCACATTATGTCTGAGATGATCCCGGAAAATGGCGGGACATTTGATACTGTTCTTTTCTTTTTTGATGACCCAATATTCGCTAGTTTTGTGAGCCAACTTTCTGTAAAAAAGACTAACTCTACAAGCCCTGAGCGGTCTGCTTTTAATATAAAAGTGGCAGATCAGGTCGGTATCTACTTGGCGTCTATGCTGTCTTTGTTTGATTCTCCGCTGGGTAAGAATAATGATTTTTTGCGGCTGAAGGTTCAGGAGTTACTGCATTATATATGTACCACTCCGGGTAATGATGAATTTCTCAGCTTTTTGATTTCATGCAGGGATGTGGGCAGGGCAGACTTGCCTGCTCTTATGGAGCAATATTTCAATAAGAATATAAGCCTTGAAACCATTGCGGAGCTGTCCGGACGCAGCCTTTCGTCCTTTAAACGCGAATTTAAGAAAATATATAATACAACACCAGCACGTTGGATTCGTGAACGCCGTATGTCTTGGGCTGAACAGTTGATTCGTAATTCCGATAAAAGTATCACCGAAATTTCTTATGAATCAGGCTACGAAAGTTTGTCTCATTTCAGCACTCTTTTTCGGAAAAATTACGGAGTCACTCCCCGTGAATATCGAATTGAACTGAATTCAGCAAAATCTGGTCTTTAA
- a CDS encoding asparagine--tRNA ligase has translation MRRTCVKDILNAESATAEVLVKGWVRTKRDNKGFSFLEVNDGSCLKNVQVIIDHTPEIEAELEKISTGASVGVTGELVESPGKGQKWEVRGKSIELIGFADPETFPLQKKRHSDEFLRSIAHLRPRSNKFGAMFRIRSELSYAIHKFFRDKGFFYVHTPIITGSDCEGAGEMFRVTSLDHDSLSSMKKEDQAANDFFGKEAHLTVSGQLDAEMYALSLGQVYTFGPTFRAEKSNTPRHAAEFWMIEPEVAFADLNDNMDLGEEMVKYLINHVLDKCADDIELFAKFVDKTLMDTLRNTLDNEFERITYTDAVNLLQRCKKAKKFEFYPEYGQDLQTEHERYLTEKHFKKPVIVYDYPREIKPFYMRVNDDGKTVAAMDLLVPRIGELVGGSQREERLDVLESRIAETGMDSEEYWWYLDTRRFGTAPHAGFGMGFERMLMLLTGVTNIRDVIPFPRTPKNLEF, from the coding sequence ATGAGAAGAACATGCGTAAAAGATATTTTGAACGCGGAAAGTGCAACCGCTGAAGTTCTGGTTAAGGGCTGGGTCCGCACCAAGCGTGACAATAAAGGCTTTTCATTTCTGGAAGTTAACGATGGTTCCTGTTTGAAAAATGTACAGGTAATCATCGACCACACCCCGGAAATAGAAGCTGAGCTTGAGAAGATATCCACCGGGGCGTCAGTGGGAGTTACTGGTGAGCTGGTTGAATCTCCCGGCAAGGGTCAGAAGTGGGAAGTTCGCGGTAAGTCCATTGAACTGATCGGATTTGCTGATCCTGAAACTTTCCCGCTCCAGAAAAAACGTCACTCTGATGAGTTTTTGCGGTCTATTGCACATCTGCGCCCCCGTTCCAACAAATTCGGGGCAATGTTCCGCATTCGTTCCGAACTTTCTTACGCAATTCATAAATTTTTCCGCGATAAGGGTTTCTTTTACGTACATACCCCGATCATTACCGGGTCCGATTGTGAAGGTGCTGGTGAAATGTTCCGGGTTACTTCTCTTGATCACGATTCTCTTTCTTCCATGAAAAAAGAAGATCAGGCAGCCAATGACTTCTTTGGTAAAGAGGCACACCTGACTGTTTCCGGTCAACTGGATGCTGAAATGTATGCTCTTTCACTCGGACAGGTGTATACTTTCGGACCTACTTTCCGTGCTGAAAAGTCCAATACTCCGCGTCATGCTGCCGAGTTCTGGATGATTGAACCTGAAGTTGCTTTCGCCGATCTTAATGATAACATGGATCTTGGCGAGGAGATGGTCAAATATCTCATCAATCATGTTCTTGATAAATGTGCAGATGACATCGAATTATTCGCTAAATTTGTGGATAAAACTTTGATGGATACCTTGCGTAATACCCTTGATAATGAGTTTGAGCGCATCACATATACTGATGCTGTGAATTTGCTTCAGCGTTGTAAGAAAGCCAAGAAATTCGAATTTTATCCTGAGTACGGTCAGGATTTGCAGACCGAGCATGAAAGGTATCTCACTGAGAAGCATTTCAAAAAGCCGGTCATCGTTTACGATTACCCCAGAGAAATCAAACCATTCTACATGCGTGTGAATGATGACGGCAAGACCGTGGCCGCCATGGATCTGCTTGTTCCCAGAATCGGGGAGCTGGTCGGAGGTTCACAGCGTGAGGAAAGGCTTGATGTTCTGGAAAGCAGGATTGCTGAAACCGGTATGGATTCCGAAGAATACTGGTGGTATCTCGATACCCGCCGTTTCGGAACCGCGCCCCACGCAGGGTTCGGTATGGGCTTCGAACGCATGCTCATGCTGCTCACCGGAGTCACCAACATCCGTGACGTTATTCCTTTTCCGAGAACTCCCAAGAATCTGGAATTCTAA
- a CDS encoding rubrerythrin family protein produces the protein MTKTLENLKAAFAGESQANRKYLAFAEKAESEGKPGVAKLFRAAAAAETIHAHAHLRLMKGIGSTEENLKQAIEGESYEFESMYPEMMEDAKAEGENAVLRYFGFANEAEKIHASLYTEALDADSDVFAEAEFHICSVCGHTQNGAATEKCPICGAAPKAYQKVD, from the coding sequence ATGACTAAGACACTTGAAAATCTCAAAGCAGCTTTTGCAGGCGAATCTCAGGCTAACCGTAAATACCTCGCTTTTGCAGAGAAAGCTGAATCCGAAGGTAAGCCCGGCGTAGCAAAACTTTTCCGTGCAGCCGCAGCAGCAGAAACCATTCACGCTCACGCTCACTTACGCCTTATGAAAGGTATTGGTTCCACTGAAGAAAACCTGAAACAGGCTATCGAAGGCGAAAGCTACGAATTCGAATCCATGTATCCTGAGATGATGGAAGATGCCAAAGCTGAAGGTGAAAATGCAGTACTGCGCTACTTCGGATTTGCCAACGAAGCAGAAAAAATTCACGCCAGCCTCTACACCGAGGCACTTGATGCTGACAGCGATGTGTTCGCAGAAGCAGAATTCCACATCTGTTCCGTATGCGGCCACACCCAGAACGGCGCAGCAACTGAAAAGTGTCCCATCTGTGGAGCAGCCCCCAAGGCTTACCAGAAAGTAGATTAA
- the ftsY gene encoding signal recognition particle-docking protein FtsY, giving the protein MGFFSKVKKMWSSPEDRAEQALKDYLGDDYESQEEVEEPEIKAQPEPEPAPEPEPTPEPEPVEPEVVETKVETEPQPAAEAQPEQVIETAEIPEEEPIIDEPATEPEVVAEPEILFEEPAPEPEPEVAEETRVAEVEPEPIAEPEQEVIEETPAVEMEPEPVAEPEQEIIEKTPAPAGPTILEPVMETEAQPAEDKPQWQIELTKSLQQAEPRLSVWLGLILEDIEEAGDDLWDRLSFLLDALEAPKKEAEDFIIRFKDWLEDMDYEYVDDFRSELQYRLALALELEDEEDERSRLFIKLSEGLNKTREQITKRIDSMLSSHTAFDDDFWEEFEEILIMADVGYDASMELVERMKERIRKAGETNPENFKDLLRDELDEIFKVPKRIKAFNPPEVVMMIGVNGVGKTTTIAKLAHRAQMQGRKVLIVAGDTFRAAAIGQLEVWARRVGAGFYAKEEGSDPAAVAFEAIDYAVKNGYDLMLLDTAGRLHNKANLMEELLKIRRVLGKKHDEAPHRSVLVIDATTGQNALSQTKIFNEEIGVDELILTKLDGTAKGGVMISVTMQHKLPITYIGLGEKMEDLRPFNGEDFAKALLLS; this is encoded by the coding sequence ATGGGATTCTTTTCTAAAGTAAAAAAGATGTGGAGTAGCCCGGAAGATAGGGCCGAACAAGCACTTAAAGATTATCTCGGCGATGATTACGAGTCGCAAGAAGAAGTAGAAGAGCCGGAGATTAAAGCTCAACCGGAACCGGAGCCCGCTCCCGAACCTGAACCGACTCCTGAGCCGGAGCCTGTTGAACCGGAAGTTGTTGAAACCAAGGTTGAAACAGAACCGCAGCCTGCTGCTGAAGCTCAGCCGGAACAGGTTATAGAGACAGCAGAAATCCCGGAAGAAGAGCCGATTATTGATGAGCCTGCCACCGAACCCGAAGTTGTGGCCGAGCCTGAAATTTTATTTGAAGAACCTGCTCCAGAGCCGGAGCCGGAAGTTGCCGAGGAAACTCGTGTTGCAGAAGTGGAACCGGAACCAATTGCCGAGCCTGAGCAGGAAGTCATCGAAGAAACTCCTGCCGTTGAAATGGAACCGGAACCAGTTGCCGAACCCGAGCAGGAAATTATCGAAAAAACTCCAGCACCCGCCGGACCGACCATCCTTGAACCGGTTATGGAAACTGAAGCTCAGCCTGCTGAGGATAAGCCGCAGTGGCAAATCGAGCTGACCAAATCTTTACAGCAGGCCGAACCGCGCCTTTCCGTATGGCTGGGACTGATCCTCGAAGACATTGAGGAAGCCGGGGACGATCTCTGGGATCGCCTTTCTTTCCTGCTGGATGCACTTGAGGCCCCAAAGAAAGAGGCCGAAGATTTCATCATCCGCTTCAAAGACTGGCTCGAAGACATGGATTACGAGTATGTGGATGATTTCCGCTCCGAACTCCAGTACCGTCTTGCGCTGGCTCTTGAACTTGAAGATGAGGAAGATGAACGCAGTCGTTTGTTCATCAAGCTTTCCGAAGGTCTTAACAAGACCCGCGAGCAGATCACCAAGCGCATCGATTCCATGCTTTCCAGCCACACCGCCTTTGATGATGATTTCTGGGAAGAATTCGAAGAAATCCTGATCATGGCTGATGTTGGTTACGATGCTTCCATGGAACTTGTAGAACGCATGAAAGAACGTATCCGCAAAGCCGGGGAAACCAACCCCGAGAATTTTAAAGACCTGCTGCGTGATGAACTGGACGAAATTTTCAAAGTTCCCAAACGCATCAAGGCATTCAACCCGCCGGAAGTCGTCATGATGATCGGCGTGAACGGCGTTGGTAAAACCACTACCATCGCAAAACTGGCTCACCGCGCTCAGATGCAGGGCCGCAAGGTGCTCATCGTTGCCGGTGATACCTTCCGCGCTGCCGCCATCGGCCAGCTCGAAGTCTGGGCCCGCCGCGTAGGTGCCGGATTCTACGCCAAGGAAGAAGGTTCCGATCCAGCAGCCGTAGCATTCGAAGCCATCGACTACGCAGTCAAAAACGGCTACGACCTCATGCTGCTTGATACTGCCGGACGTCTGCACAACAAAGCCAACCTTATGGAAGAGTTGCTTAAAATCCGCAGGGTCCTCGGCAAGAAGCACGATGAAGCACCGCACCGCAGCGTGCTGGTCATCGATGCCACCACCGGACAGAATGCCCTCTCGCAGACCAAGATATTCAACGAGGAAATCGGCGTTGATGAACTGATCCTGACCAAGCTGGACGGCACAGCCAAAGGCGGAGTCATGATCTCAGTGACCATGCAACACAAGCTGCCCATCACCTACATAGGTTTGGGCGAAAAAATGGAAGACCTCAGACCGTTTAACGGCGAGGACTTTGCTAAGGCTTTGTTGCTGTCTTAG
- a CDS encoding RluA family pseudouridine synthase, with amino-acid sequence MLFPLQRKPCWINWNGNQLTEMEDNKLNEIDKRIAEDSDEGQRLDKFMLKLLPESGLRERRRLIESGCVTVNGRSCRSGLKMFSGAEVVLFEAENRSCDVEILSQVKVVKQADGFGVVYKPEGIHSAAIAGSPAPSVEECLAGIFPGQDPILANRLDFLTSGMLLVAFGVERENEFRAYEDSGKVDKIYHAKVHGIPDELLICKNLLDTVERKRTKVLDEEGAPERWSNVELIEKYEDGTSLIEVRIAKGSRHQIRAHLAHEGFPIVGDSLYGREDGADRMYLHHRKIIFPGFEAVCESGWK; translated from the coding sequence ATGCTGTTTCCCTTGCAGCGTAAACCCTGTTGGATAAATTGGAATGGTAATCAGTTAACAGAAATGGAAGATAATAAATTGAATGAAATTGACAAAAGAATAGCAGAAGATAGCGACGAAGGTCAGCGGCTGGATAAATTTATGCTCAAGCTGCTTCCTGAAAGCGGACTCCGTGAGCGCAGGCGGCTTATTGAAAGCGGATGCGTTACCGTCAACGGTCGCAGCTGCCGTTCCGGATTGAAGATGTTTTCCGGTGCGGAAGTAGTCCTGTTTGAAGCTGAGAACCGCTCTTGCGATGTGGAGATTCTGTCACAGGTAAAGGTGGTCAAGCAGGCCGATGGGTTCGGTGTTGTTTACAAGCCTGAAGGTATTCATTCTGCGGCAATTGCCGGAAGCCCGGCACCGTCAGTTGAGGAATGCCTTGCAGGAATTTTTCCGGGGCAGGACCCTATTCTGGCTAACAGGCTGGACTTTCTTACCTCAGGGATGTTGTTGGTTGCTTTTGGTGTGGAGCGGGAAAATGAATTTCGCGCATACGAGGATTCCGGCAAGGTTGATAAAATATACCACGCCAAAGTGCATGGAATCCCGGATGAATTATTAATCTGCAAAAATCTGCTTGATACCGTAGAGCGCAAGCGCACAAAAGTGCTTGATGAGGAGGGGGCGCCGGAACGTTGGTCCAACGTAGAGCTGATTGAAAAATATGAAGATGGCACATCACTTATTGAAGTGCGCATCGCCAAAGGCTCTCGTCATCAGATCCGGGCGCATCTCGCCCATGAGGGATTTCCTATTGTTGGTGATTCTCTTTATGGTCGCGAAGATGGAGCGGATAGGATGTATCTGCATCACCGGAAGATAATTTTTCCGGGATTTGAGGCGGTTTGTGAGAGTGGGTGGAAGTAG
- a CDS encoding EamA/RhaT family transporter, translating into MNIKGCIFVICAAIMWGLIGPISKFPIAQGVAPLENAFWRAIFAWMLFAVHACRIRAIKIDLKDLPQILGFGFVGVTIFYGSYQLAVQDVGAALASVLLYTAPAWVAFMSWLLLGEKMTLVKISAMLITISGVACVSLGPQIFGTGTEMTFTWPGIVFGLTSGFTYALYYIYGKTIFARYTTPTIFLYALPVGALCLLPFFEFTPKTGTSWMSLIALALICTYGAYSIYYAGLKWLEPTSASVIATIEPVIAAILAWLWWNESFDWTGYIGSALIISAVLMIVMENKIIAFFASGAQKVNAKTS; encoded by the coding sequence GTGAATATTAAAGGCTGTATTTTCGTCATCTGTGCTGCAATCATGTGGGGCCTGATCGGCCCTATTTCCAAGTTCCCCATTGCACAGGGAGTCGCACCACTTGAGAACGCCTTCTGGCGGGCAATTTTCGCATGGATGCTCTTTGCTGTCCATGCCTGCCGTATCCGGGCCATAAAAATTGACCTCAAAGATCTGCCCCAGATTCTAGGTTTCGGCTTTGTGGGCGTGACTATATTTTACGGTTCCTACCAGTTGGCGGTGCAGGATGTGGGTGCGGCTCTGGCATCGGTTCTGCTTTACACAGCCCCGGCATGGGTCGCCTTCATGTCCTGGCTGCTGCTAGGTGAAAAAATGACTCTAGTCAAGATTTCCGCAATGCTGATAACCATCAGCGGAGTAGCCTGCGTATCTCTCGGACCCCAAATTTTCGGAACCGGGACGGAAATGACCTTCACCTGGCCGGGAATCGTCTTCGGTCTAACTTCCGGGTTCACCTACGCCCTCTACTACATATATGGTAAAACCATCTTCGCACGCTACACCACACCGACAATATTTCTCTATGCCCTGCCCGTGGGCGCACTCTGTCTGTTGCCGTTCTTTGAGTTCACCCCCAAGACCGGCACATCATGGATGAGCCTGATCGCGCTGGCCCTGATCTGCACCTACGGCGCATACTCTATTTACTACGCAGGTCTCAAATGGCTGGAACCAACCTCCGCCTCGGTAATCGCTACCATCGAACCGGTAATCGCCGCCATTCTCGCATGGCTGTGGTGGAACGAAAGCTTCGACTGGACCGGATACATCGGCAGTGCGCTGATTATCTCTGCTGTATTAATGATTGTAATGGAAAATAAAATTATCGCATTTTTTGCCTCCGGAGCTCAAAAAGTAAATGCTAAAACAAGTTAA